A single Cupriavidus sp. D39 DNA region contains:
- a CDS encoding aldo/keto reductase, translating into MEQKGAALAGTIDLGDLTVNRLGFGAMRLCGDSAWGRPKDRDHANRVLHRAIELGVNFIDTADSYGPEANESLIAQALYPYPSDLVIATKGGLVRPNRRSWVQDGRPDHLRGAVEGSLQRLRLERIDLYQLHAPDPNVPFAESVGALADLQRIGKIRHIGISNVTVAQLDLARSITPIVSVQNAYNLRNQTSEDVLAACERLGIAFLPWYPLGGKRGLRALKVKQVATRHGLTHAALSIAWLLAKSPVMLPIPGTRSIDHLEENVQAAALRLAPEDFDDLR; encoded by the coding sequence TTGGAACAGAAAGGCGCAGCGCTCGCCGGAACGATCGACCTCGGCGACTTGACAGTCAATCGATTGGGCTTCGGCGCAATGCGTCTGTGCGGAGATTCGGCTTGGGGAAGACCAAAGGATCGGGATCACGCCAATCGAGTTCTGCATCGGGCGATCGAGCTTGGTGTGAATTTCATTGACACTGCGGATAGTTACGGCCCCGAGGCAAACGAGTCATTGATCGCGCAGGCGTTGTATCCCTATCCTTCGGACTTGGTCATCGCTACCAAAGGTGGTTTGGTGCGACCAAATCGTCGATCCTGGGTTCAGGACGGTCGCCCCGACCATTTGCGGGGCGCGGTCGAAGGCAGTTTGCAGCGCTTGCGGCTGGAGCGCATCGATTTGTATCAGCTCCATGCGCCTGATCCGAACGTGCCATTCGCCGAGTCGGTCGGGGCCCTGGCTGATTTACAGCGCATAGGAAAAATCCGCCATATCGGTATTTCGAACGTCACGGTCGCGCAGCTCGATTTGGCACGCAGCATCACGCCCATCGTGTCGGTTCAGAACGCGTACAACCTGAGAAACCAAACCAGCGAGGACGTGCTCGCCGCGTGCGAGCGTCTCGGGATTGCCTTTTTGCCCTGGTATCCGCTGGGCGGCAAACGAGGCCTACGGGCGCTCAAGGTGAAGCAGGTCGCCACGCGTCACGGTCTCACGCATGCCGCCTTGTCTATTGCGTGGCTGCTCGCGAAGTCGCCTGTCATGCTGCCCATCCCCGGTACTCGATCCATCGATCACCTCGAGGAAAACGTGCAGGCAGCCGCCCTCAGGCTGGCGCCAGAAGACTTCGACGATTTGAGATGA
- a CDS encoding 4'-phosphopantetheinyl transferase family protein, whose amino-acid sequence MHHDIVTARNVGRTASLLLPDRSRLSLPERAVHVWVLNDALIDRVCSTLAHTLSPDERQRARAYRHEKHRNGFIARRSLLRWLIGGYLTCNPESLRFSVTPFGKPALQWPHAARLAFSVSHTDGLTLLAFAWDCRVGVDVERRIDGLDVAGIGRGIFSPIEEEALDPTRPDSAATLLSIWTRKEALLKALGMGLSGEPNAYTTEDDLLIGEGRWCASHNGTTLSGWTCLDLVLGPEVCAALAVSLEDASVTLQERVGRLGGVTQDGAHRPAYLPHLVRGVA is encoded by the coding sequence ATGCACCACGATATCGTCACCGCGCGGAACGTGGGACGTACCGCGTCTCTTTTACTGCCTGATCGGAGCCGCCTCTCGTTGCCGGAAAGAGCCGTGCATGTGTGGGTACTGAATGACGCTCTTATCGACCGGGTATGTTCGACGCTCGCCCACACGCTTTCGCCAGATGAGCGCCAGCGTGCCCGAGCCTACAGACACGAAAAGCATCGCAATGGCTTCATTGCCCGGCGGAGCCTTCTCCGCTGGCTGATCGGCGGCTATCTGACCTGCAATCCCGAGTCCCTGCGCTTTAGTGTCACGCCGTTCGGCAAGCCCGCCTTGCAGTGGCCGCACGCAGCAAGGCTCGCATTCAGTGTTTCCCACACCGACGGGTTGACGCTGCTCGCTTTCGCATGGGATTGCCGCGTCGGCGTGGACGTGGAGCGACGGATTGACGGCTTGGACGTTGCGGGCATTGGACGCGGGATATTCTCTCCGATCGAGGAGGAGGCGCTTGACCCGACGCGACCCGATTCGGCTGCAACCCTGCTCAGTATCTGGACCCGAAAGGAAGCTCTGCTGAAGGCGCTCGGCATGGGTCTCTCCGGCGAGCCGAATGCTTATACGACAGAAGACGATTTGCTAATCGGCGAGGGCCGCTGGTGTGCTTCGCATAACGGCACAACCCTTTCCGGCTGGACGTGTCTCGACCTCGTCCTCGGGCCGGAAGTCTGCGCAGCGCTAGCCGTGTCGCTCGAAGACGCAAGCGTCACCCTCCAGGAGCGTGTAGGTAGGCTGGGCGGCGTGACGCAAGACGGCGCGCACCGGCCCGCATACTTGCCTCACTTGGTGCGAGGCGTTGCGTAG